The Planktothrix agardhii NIES-204 genomic interval GTAATGACAGAAACTCATCGCCAAATTCTCAGAACATTATCCTCAGCTATTCTGGAAGAACCTCCTTTATTAGTCGTTGAAATTGTTAGTCCGAATAACCCCGATGATGACTACCGTTATAAACGTTCAGAATATGCCGCATTAGGGATTTCTGAATATTGGATTATTGACCCCCAAGCATTAAAAATATCAATTTTAACCTTAGTTTCGGGTTTATATGAAGTTATAGAAATAATAGAAAAAGATCCTATAAATTCTATAACTTTTCCTGAATTAAAATTAACTGTTGAACAAATTTTAAATCCTTTTTAGACTTGTTCCCCCTCGTTTCTAGGTTCTACCTAGAAATGACAAAAAGGCTCCGTCTCCTATTATAATATATAATAAGATTAGAGGCAGAGCATAGGAACGAGGAAAACCGTAGTAAGCCCTTTAGGGCTGAGTCCTGAAGGACTCACTACGAGGTTAAGATTAGAGGCAGAGCATAGGAACGAGGAACTAATCAATTAAACGGATAAATTTCTTCTTCCCAACTTGCAGAACTTTACCCTTTAATTCATCAATAGAATTAAAGATTATATCAACTTCAGAAATGCGATCGCCATCTAATTTAACCGCCCCTCCTTGAATTTCGCGCCGCGCTTCACTGCTGCCTTTACATAACTTACTCGCACTGAGAATATAAAATAACTTCGCCGGAAATTGAATCTCAGCCAAGGAAAACTCCGGGACAGCTTCTGCTGTTTTAGCATCCCCTTGAACTAAGGTTAAAGACGCTTTTTGAGCTTCTAATGCTGCTTCTTTTCCATGAAATTGAGAAGCGATTTCTAACCCCAATAACTTTTGTTTTTCCCTGGGATTTTCTGGTAATTTATCTAGGGGAAGATTAGTTAATAGTTCAAAATATTGGTTTAAAAGATTATCTTGCACTTTCTCCAATTTAGAATACATGGCTAACGGATCTTCCGATAACGCCACATAATTTTCCAGGGACTTCGACATTTTTTGTACCCCATCCGTCCCAATTAAAATCGGCATTAATAACCCAAATTGAGGTTTTTGTCCAAAATGTCTTTGTAAATCCCGTCCCACGGCTAAATTAAACTTTTGATCTGTGCCACCGATTTCAATATCCGCTTCCACCGCGACGGAATCATAACCCTGCATTAATGGATAGAGAAATTCATGCAAATAGATCGGATTTTCCTGTTCAAACCGCAGGGAAAAACCCTCTTTGGCTAACATTTGTCCGACGGTCATGGTTGCCAATAATTCTAATATTTTAGGTAAATCTAATTTTGATAACCATTCCGAATTGTAGCGAATTTCCAACCCTCCGGGGGTATCAAAATCTAAAATCGGACGCAGTTGCTCTAAATAGGTTTGAGCATTTTTCTGTACATCTTCCGAGGTTAATTGACGGCGAACTTCCGATTTTCCGGTAGGGTCGCCAATTCTAGCAGTAAAATCCCCAATGATTAATACAGCGATATGGCCCGCATCTTGAAAAGCGCGTAACTTGCGAATCGGGATACTATGACCCAAATGAATATCCGACGCCGTGGGGTCAATGCCAAATTTAACTCTTAGGGGTCGATTGGTTGTCAATAATCGTTGACCTAAATTCTCGTCGGGGTTGTGAGAATTGATAATTTCAGGGAAAATTTCAGTAATCCCTCGGCGAAGGGTGGGAAAATTTTGTAGAGACGCCGCCAATTCGATTGGTACAGACGAGGGACTAATAGCCATGATCTTAAAATTCTTTTGCCAATTTGGGGTAAAATCCGTTAACCTTGATCCCGGATAGGAAATTTTTTTGATTTATTATGTAGGTACTTCACCTGCACAATGTCAATCTTATATGCTATCACTCGAAGCTAAAAAAAGTTATATTTCTGTTACCAGCCCTAGATGTTGTGTAGCCCTGTTTTCATTGAGGGAGTAAATTAAAGTGTCATCAACTAATGCAATCCCACGCGATGTTAGGGTCAACAACCCCTCAACGTTGTTTGACTTTGTGCAGTCGGTCAGCAAAGTAACGGCCGGAACCTTACTCGGCGTTACGATGTTAACCAGTTCGGTCGTGGCTGGAGGGTTAGTCGGTTTGGCGGTCAGTTTCCGCAATCTTCCTGATGTGCGGGTCTTACAGAACTATGTGCCCACGGAAACCACCCATATCTATGATATTAAGGGGGTTCCTCTGGCCAGCCTCCATGATGAAGCCAACCGTGAAGTAGTCTCCCTCAACGAGATATCTCCCCATCTGAAACGGGCTGTGATTGCAATTGAAGATAGCAATTTCTTCTATCACAAAGGCATTAACCCCACGGGGATTGTACGGGCATTTATCGCTAACTTTGAACGGGGTTCCACTGTGGAAGGGGGTTCTACCCTGACCATGCAGTTGGTGAAGAACCTATTTTTATCCCCGAATCGTACCATGAGCCGAAAAGCCGCGGAAGCGGTGATGGCGATTCGTTTAGAGCAGATTTTATCAAAAGACGAAATTTTAGAACTCTATCTGAATCAGGTCTATTGGGGTCATAACCTTTATGGGGTAGAAACCGCGGCCCGCAGTTATTTTAATAAATCGGCGAAGGACTTAACCCTGGCGGAATCGGCAATGATGGCGGGTATGATTCCAGCACCGGAGGATTATAGTCCCTTTGCGAATTACAAAAAAGCCAAACAAAGACAGTTAACGGTTTTGAAGCGGATGCGGGAACTTCAGTGGATTACCCCCCAAGAAGAAGCCGCGGCCAAAAAACAAACCTTACTGGTGGGCAAAATCACCTCCTTTAGCAGTAGCCGTCTTCCCTATGTGACGGAAGCAGTTGTCCAAGAGCTTTCTGAACGTTTTGGTCGGGAAGCGGTGATCAAGGGCGGAATGCGGATTCAAACCACCATTGATATGAATTTTCAACGGATGGCGGAGAAAACCGTCAGTGAGTGGCATCAGAACTTATACTATCAAGGGGTTTATAACAATTTACAAAATGGTCAAATTGCCCTGGTAGCCATTGACCCCCGCACCCATTTTGTTAAGGCTATGGTGGGGGGGGCTGATTATAAAACCAGTCAGTATAATCGGGCGATTCAAGCCCTGCGTCAACCCGGCTCTGCCTTCAAACCCTTTGTTTATTATGCTGCCTTTGCCAGTGGCAAATATGGCCCGGATTCCACGGTTTATGATAATCCGGTCAGTTATCCCGATGGCTATGGCTATTATTCTCCCCAAAACTACGGGGGTGGTTTCTCCGGGGCCGTGAGTGTGCGCTCGGCTTTAGAAAATTCCTTGAATATTCCGGCGGTCAAACTGGGTCAGGAGGTGGGACTAAATCAGGTAATTGAGGTTTGTCGAGTCCTGGGAATTAAGAGTCCCATTGAGCCTGTCGTTTCCCTACCCTTGGGGTCGGTGGATTTAACCCCGATGGAAATGGCCGGAGCTTATGCCACTTTTGCCAATGATGGCTGGCACTCTGAACCCACGTTTATTGTCCAAGTTACTGATAGTCAGGGCAATATTCTACTGGATAATACCCCTAAACCTCGATTAGTCTTGGATCAATGGGCCGTGGCATCCCTGAATAGTGTGTTACAAGGAGTAATTAATCGGGGAACAGCAACTCGCGCCCAAATTGGACGTCCGGCGGCGGGAAAAACTGGAACGACGTCTTCTGAACGGGATATCTGGTTTGCCGGATATACTCCTGATTTAGCAACGGCTGTTTGGGTGGGAAATGATGATTATACTCCCCTAACCTATGGATCAACCGGAGGAACAATTGTGGCTCCGATCTGGCGTGACTTTATGTTACAAGCCTTAGATGGAAAACCTGAAACTTCTTTTAAACCATCTTCTGCCTATACCAAACCTTAATTCTGAATCGGGTTCTCACCCGGGTGAACAATTTTTCCCTAGAGGAGAGTAGAATCAGAGTAGAACCACTTGCGAAGTATGCCTGTGTCTGGCTCCATGAGAATCGGCTGAAAAGTTATTCTTTGAGTTTTTGATATATGGGAATTTGCTGTAGTCGCTATTCCTTATTTGTTGGGAATTTTTTTTATACGTTAGGATCTAACTTGTTATGGAAAAAAATACATTTTCTTCGCCAAATGTGACTCAGAAAGTAGAAGTTTCAATTCACATTGATTCTGAGTTACTCGATCAAATTAAACATCTCACTAATGACCCCAGCAAGGTGATTGAGACAGCCCTACGCCAATGGCTTAGAGGAGAGCGTCCAGAGGATGAACTGGCTTTGACACTGCAACGAAACCCTCCGGTTCCGCCTCGGGGGGAATGGAACGATTAAATCAGTGATGACTGGTAGAGACGTGCCATGGCGCATCTCTACCAGTTATAAGTAAAGAAGTGAATACCTCCAAAAAACTCGCCATATTGATTATAAAATCCATTTTAATATCTTTTAAACTTGTTTTTTTCAATCAGCAAGCGAACAGAGACAGATTCAGATTAACCCGACCTCCCCAGAATGACGGATTTCCGAACTAGCACTCGAAACCCTTGAGTGCTAAAGTGACTTATTGGTGATTAATGATATTGTAAGATGGCTAAAATTGTTTCGTTTGGTGAAGAATCCCGTAGAGCCTTAGAAAAAGGTGTAAATGCCCTAGCCGATGCGGTGCGAGTCACCCTTGGCCCCAAAGGTCGGAATGTCTTATTAGAGAAGAAATTTGGCGCTCCCGAAATCGTCAATGATGGTATTACCGTCGCTAAAGAAATTCAACTGTCCGACCCCCTGGAAAATACTGGCGCCCGACTGATGCAGGAAGTCGCCTCCAAAACCAATGAAGTCGCCGGAGATGGGACAACCACCGCCGCCATTTTAGCCCAAGCCATGATTCGTGAAGGGTTAAAAAATGTCGCAGCCGGGGCTAATCCTGTGGCCCTGAGACGGGGAATGGACAAAATTACTCAGATTTTGGTCGAAGAAATTCAAGCCATTGCTAAACCCGTGGAAGGGGATGCAATTGCTCAAGTCGCAACGATTTCGGCGGGAAATGACCCAGAAATTGGTCGGATGATCTCCCTGGCGATGGACAAGGTAACGAAAGACGGGGTAATTACC includes:
- the tyrS gene encoding tyrosyl-tRNA synthetase; translated protein: MAISPSSVPIELAASLQNFPTLRRGITEIFPEIINSHNPDENLGQRLLTTNRPLRVKFGIDPTASDIHLGHSIPIRKLRAFQDAGHIAVLIIGDFTARIGDPTGKSEVRRQLTSEDVQKNAQTYLEQLRPILDFDTPGGLEIRYNSEWLSKLDLPKILELLATMTVGQMLAKEGFSLRFEQENPIYLHEFLYPLMQGYDSVAVEADIEIGGTDQKFNLAVGRDLQRHFGQKPQFGLLMPILIGTDGVQKMSKSLENYVALSEDPLAMYSKLEKVQDNLLNQYFELLTNLPLDKLPENPREKQKLLGLEIASQFHGKEAALEAQKASLTLVQGDAKTAEAVPEFSLAEIQFPAKLFYILSASKLCKGSSEARREIQGGAVKLDGDRISEVDIIFNSIDELKGKVLQVGKKKFIRLID
- a CDS encoding penicillin-binding protein, with the protein product MSSTNAIPRDVRVNNPSTLFDFVQSVSKVTAGTLLGVTMLTSSVVAGGLVGLAVSFRNLPDVRVLQNYVPTETTHIYDIKGVPLASLHDEANREVVSLNEISPHLKRAVIAIEDSNFFYHKGINPTGIVRAFIANFERGSTVEGGSTLTMQLVKNLFLSPNRTMSRKAAEAVMAIRLEQILSKDEILELYLNQVYWGHNLYGVETAARSYFNKSAKDLTLAESAMMAGMIPAPEDYSPFANYKKAKQRQLTVLKRMRELQWITPQEEAAAKKQTLLVGKITSFSSSRLPYVTEAVVQELSERFGREAVIKGGMRIQTTIDMNFQRMAEKTVSEWHQNLYYQGVYNNLQNGQIALVAIDPRTHFVKAMVGGADYKTSQYNRAIQALRQPGSAFKPFVYYAAFASGKYGPDSTVYDNPVSYPDGYGYYSPQNYGGGFSGAVSVRSALENSLNIPAVKLGQEVGLNQVIEVCRVLGIKSPIEPVVSLPLGSVDLTPMEMAGAYATFANDGWHSEPTFIVQVTDSQGNILLDNTPKPRLVLDQWAVASLNSVLQGVINRGTATRAQIGRPAAGKTGTTSSERDIWFAGYTPDLATAVWVGNDDYTPLTYGSTGGTIVAPIWRDFMLQALDGKPETSFKPSSAYTKP